CAGAAGCTCTGCGCCCGGTAGAGGACCGAAAACAGCGGGATCCACGCTCTCCAGGCGACGTTGATGGCCAGGCGTTCGAAGGCGCCGAGCTTTCGCGGGACGAGCGAGGAGGTCGTGGGATCCTTGTCCTGATAGCCGGTCCATTTGTGGTGCATGCGGTGGATGGCCTTCCAGCTCGTGTAGGGGAGGACCGAGATCACCGAGGCGAGGTGGCCGACGAGGGTGTTCAGGCCCCGCGTGGCGAAGAGCGTGTGATGGCCGGCCTCGTGGAGCAGGGAGAACCATTTCACGAAGGAGACGGCGAAGACGAGCTGCCCCGCGAGCCACGCGGCAGAGGACGAGGACGAGGACAAACCGATCCCCGTCGCCGTGAGGGAGCAAGCGATCAGCGTATGCAGCGCGCCCTCCGCGTCCCGCGGCCGGAGGCCCGTCACCACCACGTCACGCGCGGAGGGGGGACGAGCGGGATCGTTCCGGGGAGCCATGGCGCCGCGCCTCGTCAGAACTGGCCGACGAGGGACAAACCTTTCCTGTCGCCGTCGAGCATCGGCACGACGGCGAACGAGTCGATCAGGCGCGCGCTCTTGTCCTTCGACTTCGGAGCGTCCTCGTAGCTCAACAGGAGCGTATCGACGACGGGCCAGCCCACGATCGTCAAGAAGCCCATGGTGAAGAGCAGCCCGGTCGACCTGGTCTCGAAGGCGATCATCCCGCCGAGGAGCGGCGCGCCGATGTTGACGCCGAGGCTCAAGAAGCCCGTCCCCACGTTCCCGTGCGCCCAGTGCACGATGGGCGACGTCAAAGCATGCCCGGCGGCGCCGAGGTAAATCAGCGGGATGAGGTCATTGTCGGTGAGGCCGAGAAGGGCGATACCGTGCGAAGGGATGATCCCCATCAGCGATTGCCAGCCGTACCATTGTGGTTCGGCCGTCTCGCCCGGTCGCGGCGCCTCTTCGAGCCTCCACCCGGGGTAAAGCGCGGGCGATTGCGGGGGCCGACGCATCCACGGGGGCCTCTCCGCAGGCGGCGGCGCAGTCACGGGCGCGGGCGGCGCGGGCGACGAAGGTTGCGGCGGCTCTGCGAGCGCGGCGGCGGCGCCCAGGGCGATACATCCAGCAGAAGCAAGCGGCAAGAAGAGACGCGGGGACATCGATGGCTCCGGTCCGTCGCGGCGTGCCCGACGGAAAACGCGGACATCGTATCACCTCACGTGTACTTCACGCTCACGATCTCCATCTCGATGTCGCCCGCCGGACGACGCACCGTCACCACGTCGCCCGGCCTCTTGCCGAGCAGCGCGCGGCCCACCGGCGACTTCCAGCTAATGCGCCCGGCCTTGCTGTCGATCTCGTCCTCGCCGACGATCCGATAGGTGTGCCGCTTGCCGTCCTCGTCCTCGACCTCGACGGCGGCGCCGAAGAAGACCTTGTCGCCCTTCTGCTCCTTCGGATCCACGACGACCGCGCTCTCGAGGCGCTTCGTGAGGTAATGCATGCGGCGGTCGATCTCGCGGAGCTTCCTCTTGCCGTAGATGTACTCGGCGTTCTCGCTGCGATCGCCCTGCGCAGCCGCGTCCGCGACCTCCTGGACGATCCGCGGCCGGTCCACCGACCGGAGCCGGCCGAGCTCCTCCGAGAGCCGGCGCGCCCCCTCGGGCGTGATGTAGTTCGGGTTCGGCACGGCCGCGAGGATAGCAGGCTCAAGGCCTCGTCGCCTCGACGACCCAGGCCACGGCGGGCAACGTCGCCATCGACGCGAGCGACGCGAGCGTGCAGACCGCCGCCGCGAGCGGCCTGTCACAACCCGTGAGCGCGACGATGATCACGCTGGCCAGCGCCGAGGGCATCGCCGACTGAAGCACGGCGACGGTCGCGAGCGGCTCGGGCACAACAAAAACGCGGACGCAGAGGAGCGCCACGGCAGGCGCGAAGACGAGCTTGACGACACAAAGCGCGATCGCCGGCGCGACGCGGCCGGAGAGAGCGCGCACGTCGAGCGAGAGGCCGAGCGAGAGGAACACGAGGTACGTCGTGGTGCGCCCGAGGCCCTCCAGCGTGCCGAGCAAAAACGGCGGGATCGGCAGGTGGATCAGGTGCACGAGCGCGCCGAGCGGGACGGCGAGGACGAGGGGCTTCTTGAAGATGCGGAGCGCGACCTTCGCGTCGAACGCCTTGCCGCGGCCGAGGCGCTCGGCGTAGGCCTGGCCGAGGGTCCAGAGCAGGACCGTGGTGATCACGAGGTCGATCAGCATCGCCGCCGAGCTCGCGTCCGCGTCGCCCGGGAACAACGTGAGCAGGAGCGGCAGGCCGAGGAAGCCCGTGTTGCTGAAGGACGCGACGATCCCCGCGCTGCCGATCGCGCGTGCGTCGAGGCCGAAGGCCCGCGCCACGGCGGCGCCGAGGCCGAGCGATGCGAAGAGCGCGAGCGCCGACCAGGGCAGCACGCGCGCCGCGCCCCACGCCATGCCGTCCCGCGCGAGCACGGCGAAGAGCAGCGCCGGCATCGTCACGTCGACGACGAGCCCGTTGAGCACGTCGGCCTCACGCGGGCCGAAGCCCCGCACGCGCGCGAGCACGAAGCCGAGCGCGAGCACGAGCGTGAGCCCCCCGAGCAGCGGACCGAGCGCCTGGGTCATTGCCGAGCGGACACGAGCTTGCCGCATTCCGTCAGGAAATCGCGGGCGGCGGCTTCGAGCGGGCGCGGCGCGCCTCTCTCGTCCTTGCGTGGATCCCACCTCGTGAGCGCGACGAGCGCGGACAACGCGGCCTCCTGGTTGTGCTCCCACGCGTCCGAGCCGGGCCCCTCGGGCCGCGGCGCGCCGAGCACCCCGAGGATCGACGGCACGAGTGATCGGGCCCCGGCGAGGCCGGCGAGCTCCAGATACGCCCCGCGCACCCACCACGCGCCCGGCTCCGCGGACTCGATCATCGCCTCGAGGAACCGCTCCTCGAAGAGCCGGAGGACCTCCCCCGACGCCGGCTCGCCCTGCCACGGGAGTTTGTCCACGAGCTGCCGCAGCTCGGCGTCGGCCCGGAGGAGCGGCAAATACCGGGGCTGGCCGTCGCTGTCGATCGCGTCGGTGTATTGCTTCTCGACCGACCGCCCCGCCGCGTCCTCGAGGCGAACGAGCACGTGCACGCTCGCCGAAGAGCCGAACCCCATCACCCCGAAGTTCTTCGCCTTCGGACGATTCTCGCGCATCGTCGCGTGGAGCGCCGCGCGCACGAAGGGCATCTTCGCGTGCACGGCGTCGGTCGGGAGCGTCGCGCGCGCGACCTGAAACGGAGGCGCCTTCG
This DNA window, taken from Polyangium spumosum, encodes the following:
- a CDS encoding AEC family transporter; this translates as MTQALGPLLGGLTLVLALGFVLARVRGFGPREADVLNGLVVDVTMPALLFAVLARDGMAWGAARVLPWSALALFASLGLGAAVARAFGLDARAIGSAGIVASFSNTGFLGLPLLLTLFPGDADASSAAMLIDLVITTVLLWTLGQAYAERLGRGKAFDAKVALRIFKKPLVLAVPLGALVHLIHLPIPPFLLGTLEGLGRTTTYLVFLSLGLSLDVRALSGRVAPAIALCVVKLVFAPAVALLCVRVFVVPEPLATVAVLQSAMPSALASVIIVALTGCDRPLAAAVCTLASLASMATLPAVAWVVEATRP
- the greB gene encoding transcription elongation factor GreB; the encoded protein is MPNPNYITPEGARRLSEELGRLRSVDRPRIVQEVADAAAQGDRSENAEYIYGKRKLREIDRRMHYLTKRLESAVVVDPKEQKGDKVFFGAAVEVEDEDGKRHTYRIVGEDEIDSKAGRISWKSPVGRALLGKRPGDVVTVRRPAGDIEMEIVSVKYT